One Vigna unguiculata cultivar IT97K-499-35 chromosome 7, ASM411807v1, whole genome shotgun sequence genomic region harbors:
- the LOC114189716 gene encoding heparan-alpha-glucosaminide N-acetyltransferase-like — MPGEEDDGVAGEQRRPLIINHDFDSSVHILHQNEDTISPLPFSHTETLPLPSLPAPNQRLASLDVFRGLTVALMILVDDVGRAFPSLNHSPWFGVTLADFVMPFFLFVVGISIALVFKKVSSKPNATKKVVLRTIKLFLLGLLLQGGYFHGRGKLTYGVDLSKIRWLGVLQRISIGYFLASISEIWLVNHNILVDSPAAFVRKYSIQWMVSILLCSVYLCLLYGLYVPNWKFEHSNMLGSSHLSIIQNVHCEVRGSLEPPCNAVGFVDRLILGEDHLYQRPVYIRTKECSVNSPDYGPLPPNSPGWCLAPFDPEGILSSLMSAITCFMGLQYGRIIVLFQDNKQRVLLWSMFSFALLLVGYILEILGIPLSKALYTLSYMFITAGASGLVLTAIYYIVDIEHHRKPTILLQWMGMNALVVYALAACDIFPAAIQGFYWHSPENNLVDASEALMQAIFHSEKWGTMAFVIVEILFWGIFAGFLHKKGIYIKL; from the exons ATGCCGGGTGAAGAAGATGATGGTGTCGCCGGAGAACAGCGAAGACCTCTCATCATCAACCATGATTTTGATTCTTCAGTTCACATCCTTCATCAAAATGAAGACACTATCTCTCCTTTGCCATTCAGTCATACAGAAACGCTACCTTTACCCTCTCTTCCCGCTCCTAACCAACGCCTTGCTTCTCTGGATGTCTTCCGCGGTCTAACCGTTGCG TTGATGATATTAGTTGATGACGTCGGAAGAGCATTCCCATCCTTGAATCATTCACCATGGTTTGGGGTGACACTAGCAGATTTTGTAATGCCATTTTTTCTCTTTGTGGTTGGCATTTCGATTGCTCTTGTATTCAAG AAAGTCTCTAGCAAACCCAATGCGACGAAAAAGGTTGTATTGAGGACAATTAAGCTTTTCCTTTTGGGGCTGTTACTTCAAG GTGGGTATTTCCATGGACGTGGCAAATTGACGTATGGAGTTGATTTGAGTAAAATTCGCTGGCTTGGTGTACTTCAG AGGATATCTATTGGATATTTCTTGGCCTCAATATCAGAGATTTGGCTTGTAAACCATAATATTTTGGTTGACTCACCGGCAGCTTTTGTGAGGAAATACTCCATTCAGTG GATGGTTTCTATCTTACTATGCTCAGTGTACCTTTGCTTGCTCTACGGTCTCTACGTTCCAAATTGGAAATTTGAACATTCTAATATGCTTGGGTCCAGTCATTTATCAATTATTCAAAAT GTTCATTGTGAAGTGAGGGGCAGTCTTGAACCTCCTTGTAATGCAGTGGGATTTGTTGATAGATTAATTCTTGGTGAAGATCATTTGTACCAGCGACCTGTGTACATAAGGACAAAG GAGTGTAGTGTCAACTCTCCTGACTATGGACCCTTGCCTCCAAATTCACCTGGATGGTGCCTTGCACCATTTGATCCAGAGGGTATTTTGAG TTCACTCATGTCTGCGATTACCTGCTTCATGGGATTGCAATATGGTCGCATAATTGTACTTTTCCAG GATAACAAGCAGAGGGTACTTCTTTGGTCTATGTTTTCCTTCGCTCTATTGTTAGTAGGATACATTCTGGAGATTTTAG GAATTCCTTTATCAAAAGCACTGTACACGTTAAGCTACATGTTCATAACTGCAGGGGCATCGGGCTTAGTCTTGACTGCTATCTATTACATT GTTGACATAGAACATCACAGAAAGCCTACAATTTTACTGCAATGGATGGGAATGAATGCTCTTGTTGTATATGCATTGGCAGCTTGTGACATTTTCCCAGCAGCTATCCAGGGTTTCTATTGGCATTCTCCTGAAAATAATTTG GTTGACGCCAGTGAAGCTTTAATGCAGGCCATATTTCATTCCGAAAAGTGGGGTACAATGGCCTTTGTAATTGTTGAGATTTTATTCTGGGGTATTTTTGCTGGTTTCCTCCACAAGaaaggtatatatataaaattgtaa
- the LOC114190930 gene encoding uncharacterized protein LOC114190930, with protein MELNPENSVIISNDQKAITAHESPKKTDTHSSSKKTKRSKNIFKVALFMMRSGRSRKPKIIVDEESKSVWTKIVGSIRPLHMPTDKSTPHDDNSESTPQSKTTISSTPFANCIDHGDDAFDSASAFTRSSSRCSSRYASAVGLNEMVQEAENEKDGEKENNNNNDDDNKGEEEGVKEKNINGDSNDAEGDEMIDAKAEEFIAQFYYQMRLQHLDVVDSDYQEISMRSLGL; from the coding sequence ATGGAGCTCAACCCTGAAAACTCTGTGATCATTAGCAATGACCAGAAAGCAATTACCGCACATGAATCACCTAAGAAAACAGATACTCATTCTTCCAGCAAGAAGACAAAGAGGTCCAAGAACATTTTTAAGGTGGCGCTGTTCATGATGCGATCAGGGCGTTCCAGAAAACCGAAAATCATTGTGGATGAGGAGTCCAAGAGCGTGTGGACGAAGATCGTGGGGTCCATCAGACCTCTGCACATGCCAACCGACAAATCTACACCGCATGATGATAACAGTGAAAGCACTCCTCAATCTAAAACAACGATCTCCTCAACGCCGTTTGCGAATTGCATTGATCACGGAGATGATGCGTTTGATTCTGCTTCGGCGTTTACACGCTCATCGTCTCGGTGTAGCAGCCGTTACGCCTCGGCCGTGGGACTGAACGAAATGGTGCAGGAGGCGGAGAATGAGAAAGATGGAGAGAaggagaataataataataatgatgatgataacaAAGGTGAAGAAGAAGGTGTGAAGGAGAAGAATATTAATGGTGATAGCAATGATGCAGAAGGGGATGAGATGATTGATGCAAAGGCGGAAGAGTTCATTGCTCAGTTTTACTACCAAATGAGGTTGCAACACTTAGATGTTGTTGATAGTGATTATCAAGAGATTAGCATGAGATCACTAGGGTTATGA